A stretch of the Gossypium hirsutum isolate 1008001.06 chromosome D07, Gossypium_hirsutum_v2.1, whole genome shotgun sequence genome encodes the following:
- the LOC121219357 gene encoding uncharacterized protein, producing MALTISPFSLPYIHKNPSNFHHKLKNPCLSSIKTHQIQSKSGLFPIFCTSKPSTKNLKTCKNCKTQFDPLLNHPRACHFHTAHFGGETKRKFESVYAGGTMDTPESGKVFQYWHCCGSEDPFDPGCTAAPHASYDD from the exons ATGGCTCTAACAATCTCTCCCTTTTCTTTGCCGTATATTCACAAAAACCCGTCAAATTTTCACCACAAATTGAAGAACCCTTGTTTATCTTCTATTAAAACCCACCAAATACAATCCAAATCAGGTCTATTTCCAATTTTCTGCACATCGAAACCCAGCACCAAGAACCTGAAAACATGCAAGAATTGCAAAACCCAATTCGACCCATTGCTCAATCACCCTCGAGCATGCCATTTTCACACTGCCCATTTCGGAG GGGAAACAAAGAGGAAATTTGAGAGTGTATATGCAGGGGGCACCATGGATACACCTGAATCTGGTAAAGTATTTCAATACTGGCATTGTTGTGGCTCTGAAGATCCATTTGATCCTGGATGTACTGCTGCTCCTCATGCTTCTTACGACGACTAA
- the LOC107953926 gene encoding thymidylate kinase isoform X2, with protein sequence MEISDNCTPLSANNESRGALVVFEGLDRSGKTSQCGRLVSYLEGLGHSVELWRFPDRTTSVGQLISAYLTNKSQLDDHTIHLLFSANRWEKRSMMETKLKAGTTLIVDRYSYSGVAFSTAKGLDFEWCKAPEIGLIAPDLVVYLDITPEKAAERGGYGGERYEQLEFQRKVSQHYKLRKDSSWKIVDACQPLDDVEKQVKEIVLQHIIACQKGKILSSLWSC encoded by the exons ATGGAAATCAGTGATAATTGTACCCCTTTGAGTGCAAACAATGAATCTAGAGGCGCGTTGGTTGTTTTCGAAGGGTTGGATCGTAGTGGGAAAACGTCACAATGTGGGAGGTTGGTTTCGTATTTGGAGGGATTGGGTCATTCAGTTGAATTATGGCGATTTCCAGACAGAACTACAAGTGTCGGACAGCTGATATCTGCGTATCTTACAAATAAATCGCAGTTGGATGACCACACGATTCATCTCCTTTTCAGCGCAAATCGGTGGGAGAAGAG ATCAATGATGGAAACCAAACTGAAAGCTGGAACCACTCTTATAGTGGACCGTTACTCTTATTCCGGGGTTGCTTTCTCAACTGCTAAAGGACTTGATTTCGAATGGTGTAAG GCACCAGAGATCGGTTTAATAGCCCCAGATTTGGTCGTGTATCTCGACATAACACCCGAG AAAGCTGCAGAAAGAGGAGGCTACGGAGGTGAGAGATATGAACAGCTTGAGTTTCAGCGGAAAGTCTCCCAACACTATAAACTCCGCAAAGATTCTTCATGGAag ATTGTAGATGCTTGCCAACCCTTGGATGATGTGGAAAAACAGGTGAAAGAGATTGTATTACAGCATATCATAGCATGCCAAAAAGGGAAAATTCTTTCATCCTTGTGGTCATgttag
- the LOC107953926 gene encoding thymidylate kinase isoform X1: MAAVPLRNFDDFLVRRRSLNLRLNLSSEFPLRSIRMEISDNCTPLSANNESRGALVVFEGLDRSGKTSQCGRLVSYLEGLGHSVELWRFPDRTTSVGQLISAYLTNKSQLDDHTIHLLFSANRWEKRSMMETKLKAGTTLIVDRYSYSGVAFSTAKGLDFEWCKAPEIGLIAPDLVVYLDITPEKAAERGGYGGERYEQLEFQRKVSQHYKLRKDSSWKIVDACQPLDDVEKQVKEIVLQHIIACQKGKILSSLWSC, from the exons ATGGCTGCAGTTCCTCTCAG AAATTTCGATGATTTTTTAGTGAGGAGGAGAtcattgaatttgagattgaatCTTTCCAGCGAGTTTCCACTTAGATCCATTAGAATGGAAATCAGTGATAATTGTACCCCTTTGAGTGCAAACAATGAATCTAGAGGCGCGTTGGTTGTTTTCGAAGGGTTGGATCGTAGTGGGAAAACGTCACAATGTGGGAGGTTGGTTTCGTATTTGGAGGGATTGGGTCATTCAGTTGAATTATGGCGATTTCCAGACAGAACTACAAGTGTCGGACAGCTGATATCTGCGTATCTTACAAATAAATCGCAGTTGGATGACCACACGATTCATCTCCTTTTCAGCGCAAATCGGTGGGAGAAGAG ATCAATGATGGAAACCAAACTGAAAGCTGGAACCACTCTTATAGTGGACCGTTACTCTTATTCCGGGGTTGCTTTCTCAACTGCTAAAGGACTTGATTTCGAATGGTGTAAG GCACCAGAGATCGGTTTAATAGCCCCAGATTTGGTCGTGTATCTCGACATAACACCCGAG AAAGCTGCAGAAAGAGGAGGCTACGGAGGTGAGAGATATGAACAGCTTGAGTTTCAGCGGAAAGTCTCCCAACACTATAAACTCCGCAAAGATTCTTCATGGAag ATTGTAGATGCTTGCCAACCCTTGGATGATGTGGAAAAACAGGTGAAAGAGATTGTATTACAGCATATCATAGCATGCCAAAAAGGGAAAATTCTTTCATCCTTGTGGTCATgttag